In a single window of the Osmerus eperlanus chromosome 4, fOsmEpe2.1, whole genome shotgun sequence genome:
- the LOC134018855 gene encoding embryonic polyadenylate-binding protein-like isoform X4 — MNSSGQQAYPLASLYVGDLHPDVTEAMLYQKFSPAGPIMSIRVCRDIITRRSLGYAYINFQQPADAECALDTMNYEVLKGRPIRIMWSQRDPGLRKSGVGNIFIKNMDESIDNKALYDTFSAFGNILSCKVVCDENGSKGYGFVHFETQEAANRAIDTMNGMLLNDRKVLETGSELESGIGDPKACVLGKNCQLSPFSFVGHFKSRKEREVEFGAKAMRFTNVYIKNFSEDYTDDRLKGVFSQFGRTMSVRVMVDERGRSRGFGFVNYENHEDAQMGVNLYVKNLDDGINDEKLRKEFAPYGTITSAKVMTDAGHSKGFGFVCFSSPEEATKAVTEMNGRIVATKPLYVALAQRKEERKAILTNKYMQRLATVRTMPGPVIDSYQQPGYYMSAVPQPPSRSFYNPNQMGTIRTSPRWTTQPPRPQGPYSAQFVRTAVPRRASTPISGVRQASTQAPRIMNYTQRMANIGTQTAGGRAGLSGGMVRGTQYKYSSGVRNLQQVITVPTPITMQQVMPYPVMEQAVHVRGQEPLTASMLASAPLMEQKQLLGERLYPLIHALHPKLAGKITGMLLEIDNSELLHMLESPESLNSKVEEAVAVLQAHQAKEHSPKK, encoded by the exons ATGAACAGCAGTGGGCAACAAGCAtaccccctggcctccctgtaCGTAGGGGACCTGCACCCTGATGTGACAGAGGCCATGCTCTATCAGAAGTTCTCTCCTGCTGGACCAATTATGTCTATTCGTGTGTgtcgtgacatcatcacccgaAGATCTCTTGGATATGCATATATCAACTTCCAGCAGCCAGCTGATG CGGAGTGTGCTTTGGATACAATGAACTATGAGGTCCTCAAGGGTCGACCTATCAGGATAATGTGGTCTCAGCGTGACCCAGGACTAAGGAAGTCTGGCGTGGGAAACATTTTCATCAAGAACATGGACGAGTCCATTGACAACAAAGCCCTTTATGATACCTTTTCAGCCTTTGGGAATATACTGTCTTGTAAG GTTGTGTGTGACGAGAATGGCTCCAAGGGCTACGGCTTTGTTCACTTTGAGACACAAGAGGCGGCAAATCGTGCCATCGATACTATGAATGGAATGCTGCTCAATGACAGAAAAGT cCTAGAGACAGGTAGTGAGTTGGAATCTGGGATTGGTGACCCAAAGGCCTGTGTCCTGGGGAAAAATTGTCAGTTGTCCCCATTTAG TTTTGTTGGCCACTTTAAGTCCAGAAAAGAGCGTGAGGTGGAGTTTGGGGCCAAAGCCATGAGGTTCACCAACGTTTACATCAAGAACTTCAGCGAGGACTACACAGATGACAGACTGAAGGGGGTCTTCTCACAATTTG GCAGGACCATGAGTGTACGGGTGATGGTGGATGAAAGGGGACGCTCTCGGGGATTTGGCTTTGTAAATTACGAAAACCATGAGGATGCTCAAATG GGGGTTAATCTGTATGTCAAAAACCTGGATGATGGAATAAACGATGAGAAACTCCGGAAGGAGTTTGCCCCTTATGGTACCATTACTAGCGCAAAG GTGATGACGGATGCGGGACACAGCAAGGGGTTCGGTTTTGTGTGCTTCTCGTCCCCTGAGGAGGCCACAAAAGCTGTGACTGAAATGAATGGGCGCATCGTTGCCACCAAGCCACTTTATGTTGCTCTAGCCCAGCGCAAAGAGGAACGCAAAGCCATCCTCACCAACAAGTACATGCAGAGACTTGCCACAGTCAGGACCATGCCTGGCCCTGTAATCGACTCCTACCAGCAGCCAGGGTATTACATGTCTGCTGTGCCTCAG CCTCCCAGTCGTTCTTTCTACAATCCCAATCAGATGGGCACCATAAGAACGTCGCCTCGCTGGACTACACAGCCACCTAGACCACAGG GTCCCTACTCTGCCCAGTTtgtgaggactgctgttccCCGGCGTGCCTCCACCCCCATCAGTGGTGTCCGCCAGGCCTCCACCCAGGCACCACGCATCATGAACTACACACAAAGAATGG CAAATATTGGCACCCAGACAGCGGGTGGTCGTGCAGGCCTGTCAGGAGGTATGGTCAGAGGCACCCAGTACAAGTACTCCTCTGGGGTCAGGAACCTCCAGCAGGTCATCACTGTGCCAACACCAATAACAATGCAACAG GTTATGCCCTATCCTGTGATGGAGCAGGCAGTGCATGTCCGGGGCCAGGAGCCTCTCACAGCCTCCATGCTGGCTTCAGCCCCTCTCATGGAGCAGAAACAGCTGCTGG GTGAGCGACTGTACCCTCTAATTCATGCCCTTCATCCAAAATTGGCTGGAAAAATAACTGGCATGTTACTGGAGATTGACAACTCAGAGTTGTTGCACATGCTGGAGTCCCCTGAGTCCCTGAATTCTAAG GTGGAGGAAGCTGTGGCTGTGCTGCAGGCCCACCAGGCCAAGGAACACTCTCCTAAGAAGTAA
- the LOC134018855 gene encoding embryonic polyadenylate-binding protein-like isoform X2, with protein sequence MNSSGQQAYPLASLYVGDLHPDVTEAMLYQKFSPAGPIMSIRVCRDIITRRSLGYAYINFQQPADAECALDTMNYEVLKGRPIRIMWSQRDPGLRKSGVGNIFIKNMDESIDNKALYDTFSAFGNILSCKVVCDENGSKGYGFVHFETQEAANRAIDTMNGMLLNDRKVLETGSELESGIGDPKACVLGKNCQLSPFSFVGHFKSRKEREVEFGAKAMRFTNVYIKNFSEDYTDDRLKGVFSQFGRTMSVRVMVDERGRSRGFGFVNYENHEDAQMAVEEMNGKELNGKVLYVGRAQKRLERQGELKRKFEQIKQERIQRYQGVNLYVKNLDDGINDEKLRKEFAPYGTITSAKVMTDAGHSKGFGFVCFSSPEEATKAVTEMNGRIVATKPLYVALAQRKEERKAILTNKYMQRLATVRTMPGPVIDSYQQPGYYMSAVPQPPSRSFYNPNQMGTIRTSPRWTTQPPRPQGPYSAQFVRTAVPRRASTPISGVRQASTQAPRIMNYTQRMANIGTQTAGGRAGLSGGMVRGTQYKYSSGVRNLQQVITVPTPITMQQAVHVRGQEPLTASMLASAPLMEQKQLLGERLYPLIHALHPKLAGKITGMLLEIDNSELLHMLESPESLNSKVEEAVAVLQAHQAKEHSPKK encoded by the exons ATGAACAGCAGTGGGCAACAAGCAtaccccctggcctccctgtaCGTAGGGGACCTGCACCCTGATGTGACAGAGGCCATGCTCTATCAGAAGTTCTCTCCTGCTGGACCAATTATGTCTATTCGTGTGTgtcgtgacatcatcacccgaAGATCTCTTGGATATGCATATATCAACTTCCAGCAGCCAGCTGATG CGGAGTGTGCTTTGGATACAATGAACTATGAGGTCCTCAAGGGTCGACCTATCAGGATAATGTGGTCTCAGCGTGACCCAGGACTAAGGAAGTCTGGCGTGGGAAACATTTTCATCAAGAACATGGACGAGTCCATTGACAACAAAGCCCTTTATGATACCTTTTCAGCCTTTGGGAATATACTGTCTTGTAAG GTTGTGTGTGACGAGAATGGCTCCAAGGGCTACGGCTTTGTTCACTTTGAGACACAAGAGGCGGCAAATCGTGCCATCGATACTATGAATGGAATGCTGCTCAATGACAGAAAAGT cCTAGAGACAGGTAGTGAGTTGGAATCTGGGATTGGTGACCCAAAGGCCTGTGTCCTGGGGAAAAATTGTCAGTTGTCCCCATTTAG TTTTGTTGGCCACTTTAAGTCCAGAAAAGAGCGTGAGGTGGAGTTTGGGGCCAAAGCCATGAGGTTCACCAACGTTTACATCAAGAACTTCAGCGAGGACTACACAGATGACAGACTGAAGGGGGTCTTCTCACAATTTG GCAGGACCATGAGTGTACGGGTGATGGTGGATGAAAGGGGACGCTCTCGGGGATTTGGCTTTGTAAATTACGAAAACCATGAGGATGCTCAAATG GCAGTTGAGGAAATGAATGGGAAAGAGCTGAATGGTAAAGTGCTGTATGTTGGGCGTGCTCAGAAAAGGCTTGAACGCCAGGGGGAGCTCAAGCGCAAGTTTGAACAAATTAAACAGGAGCGCATCCAACGCTATCAG GGGGTTAATCTGTATGTCAAAAACCTGGATGATGGAATAAACGATGAGAAACTCCGGAAGGAGTTTGCCCCTTATGGTACCATTACTAGCGCAAAG GTGATGACGGATGCGGGACACAGCAAGGGGTTCGGTTTTGTGTGCTTCTCGTCCCCTGAGGAGGCCACAAAAGCTGTGACTGAAATGAATGGGCGCATCGTTGCCACCAAGCCACTTTATGTTGCTCTAGCCCAGCGCAAAGAGGAACGCAAAGCCATCCTCACCAACAAGTACATGCAGAGACTTGCCACAGTCAGGACCATGCCTGGCCCTGTAATCGACTCCTACCAGCAGCCAGGGTATTACATGTCTGCTGTGCCTCAG CCTCCCAGTCGTTCTTTCTACAATCCCAATCAGATGGGCACCATAAGAACGTCGCCTCGCTGGACTACACAGCCACCTAGACCACAGG GTCCCTACTCTGCCCAGTTtgtgaggactgctgttccCCGGCGTGCCTCCACCCCCATCAGTGGTGTCCGCCAGGCCTCCACCCAGGCACCACGCATCATGAACTACACACAAAGAATGG CAAATATTGGCACCCAGACAGCGGGTGGTCGTGCAGGCCTGTCAGGAGGTATGGTCAGAGGCACCCAGTACAAGTACTCCTCTGGGGTCAGGAACCTCCAGCAGGTCATCACTGTGCCAACACCAATAACAATGCAACAG GCAGTGCATGTCCGGGGCCAGGAGCCTCTCACAGCCTCCATGCTGGCTTCAGCCCCTCTCATGGAGCAGAAACAGCTGCTGG GTGAGCGACTGTACCCTCTAATTCATGCCCTTCATCCAAAATTGGCTGGAAAAATAACTGGCATGTTACTGGAGATTGACAACTCAGAGTTGTTGCACATGCTGGAGTCCCCTGAGTCCCTGAATTCTAAG GTGGAGGAAGCTGTGGCTGTGCTGCAGGCCCACCAGGCCAAGGAACACTCTCCTAAGAAGTAA
- the LOC134018855 gene encoding embryonic polyadenylate-binding protein-like isoform X3 yields the protein MNSSGQQAYPLASLYVGDLHPDVTEAMLYQKFSPAGPIMSIRVCRDIITRRSLGYAYINFQQPADAECALDTMNYEVLKGRPIRIMWSQRDPGLRKSGVGNIFIKNMDESIDNKALYDTFSAFGNILSCKVVCDENGSKGYGFVHFETQEAANRAIDTMNGMLLNDRKVFVGHFKSRKEREVEFGAKAMRFTNVYIKNFSEDYTDDRLKGVFSQFGRTMSVRVMVDERGRSRGFGFVNYENHEDAQMAVEEMNGKELNGKVLYVGRAQKRLERQGELKRKFEQIKQERIQRYQGVNLYVKNLDDGINDEKLRKEFAPYGTITSAKVMTDAGHSKGFGFVCFSSPEEATKAVTEMNGRIVATKPLYVALAQRKEERKAILTNKYMQRLATVRTMPGPVIDSYQQPGYYMSAVPQPPSRSFYNPNQMGTIRTSPRWTTQPPRPQGPYSAQFVRTAVPRRASTPISGVRQASTQAPRIMNYTQRMANIGTQTAGGRAGLSGGMVRGTQYKYSSGVRNLQQVITVPTPITMQQVMPYPVMEQAVHVRGQEPLTASMLASAPLMEQKQLLGERLYPLIHALHPKLAGKITGMLLEIDNSELLHMLESPESLNSKVEEAVAVLQAHQAKEHSPKK from the exons ATGAACAGCAGTGGGCAACAAGCAtaccccctggcctccctgtaCGTAGGGGACCTGCACCCTGATGTGACAGAGGCCATGCTCTATCAGAAGTTCTCTCCTGCTGGACCAATTATGTCTATTCGTGTGTgtcgtgacatcatcacccgaAGATCTCTTGGATATGCATATATCAACTTCCAGCAGCCAGCTGATG CGGAGTGTGCTTTGGATACAATGAACTATGAGGTCCTCAAGGGTCGACCTATCAGGATAATGTGGTCTCAGCGTGACCCAGGACTAAGGAAGTCTGGCGTGGGAAACATTTTCATCAAGAACATGGACGAGTCCATTGACAACAAAGCCCTTTATGATACCTTTTCAGCCTTTGGGAATATACTGTCTTGTAAG GTTGTGTGTGACGAGAATGGCTCCAAGGGCTACGGCTTTGTTCACTTTGAGACACAAGAGGCGGCAAATCGTGCCATCGATACTATGAATGGAATGCTGCTCAATGACAGAAAAGT TTTTGTTGGCCACTTTAAGTCCAGAAAAGAGCGTGAGGTGGAGTTTGGGGCCAAAGCCATGAGGTTCACCAACGTTTACATCAAGAACTTCAGCGAGGACTACACAGATGACAGACTGAAGGGGGTCTTCTCACAATTTG GCAGGACCATGAGTGTACGGGTGATGGTGGATGAAAGGGGACGCTCTCGGGGATTTGGCTTTGTAAATTACGAAAACCATGAGGATGCTCAAATG GCAGTTGAGGAAATGAATGGGAAAGAGCTGAATGGTAAAGTGCTGTATGTTGGGCGTGCTCAGAAAAGGCTTGAACGCCAGGGGGAGCTCAAGCGCAAGTTTGAACAAATTAAACAGGAGCGCATCCAACGCTATCAG GGGGTTAATCTGTATGTCAAAAACCTGGATGATGGAATAAACGATGAGAAACTCCGGAAGGAGTTTGCCCCTTATGGTACCATTACTAGCGCAAAG GTGATGACGGATGCGGGACACAGCAAGGGGTTCGGTTTTGTGTGCTTCTCGTCCCCTGAGGAGGCCACAAAAGCTGTGACTGAAATGAATGGGCGCATCGTTGCCACCAAGCCACTTTATGTTGCTCTAGCCCAGCGCAAAGAGGAACGCAAAGCCATCCTCACCAACAAGTACATGCAGAGACTTGCCACAGTCAGGACCATGCCTGGCCCTGTAATCGACTCCTACCAGCAGCCAGGGTATTACATGTCTGCTGTGCCTCAG CCTCCCAGTCGTTCTTTCTACAATCCCAATCAGATGGGCACCATAAGAACGTCGCCTCGCTGGACTACACAGCCACCTAGACCACAGG GTCCCTACTCTGCCCAGTTtgtgaggactgctgttccCCGGCGTGCCTCCACCCCCATCAGTGGTGTCCGCCAGGCCTCCACCCAGGCACCACGCATCATGAACTACACACAAAGAATGG CAAATATTGGCACCCAGACAGCGGGTGGTCGTGCAGGCCTGTCAGGAGGTATGGTCAGAGGCACCCAGTACAAGTACTCCTCTGGGGTCAGGAACCTCCAGCAGGTCATCACTGTGCCAACACCAATAACAATGCAACAG GTTATGCCCTATCCTGTGATGGAGCAGGCAGTGCATGTCCGGGGCCAGGAGCCTCTCACAGCCTCCATGCTGGCTTCAGCCCCTCTCATGGAGCAGAAACAGCTGCTGG GTGAGCGACTGTACCCTCTAATTCATGCCCTTCATCCAAAATTGGCTGGAAAAATAACTGGCATGTTACTGGAGATTGACAACTCAGAGTTGTTGCACATGCTGGAGTCCCCTGAGTCCCTGAATTCTAAG GTGGAGGAAGCTGTGGCTGTGCTGCAGGCCCACCAGGCCAAGGAACACTCTCCTAAGAAGTAA
- the LOC134018855 gene encoding embryonic polyadenylate-binding protein-like isoform X1: protein MNSSGQQAYPLASLYVGDLHPDVTEAMLYQKFSPAGPIMSIRVCRDIITRRSLGYAYINFQQPADAECALDTMNYEVLKGRPIRIMWSQRDPGLRKSGVGNIFIKNMDESIDNKALYDTFSAFGNILSCKVVCDENGSKGYGFVHFETQEAANRAIDTMNGMLLNDRKVLETGSELESGIGDPKACVLGKNCQLSPFSFVGHFKSRKEREVEFGAKAMRFTNVYIKNFSEDYTDDRLKGVFSQFGRTMSVRVMVDERGRSRGFGFVNYENHEDAQMAVEEMNGKELNGKVLYVGRAQKRLERQGELKRKFEQIKQERIQRYQGVNLYVKNLDDGINDEKLRKEFAPYGTITSAKVMTDAGHSKGFGFVCFSSPEEATKAVTEMNGRIVATKPLYVALAQRKEERKAILTNKYMQRLATVRTMPGPVIDSYQQPGYYMSAVPQPPSRSFYNPNQMGTIRTSPRWTTQPPRPQGPYSAQFVRTAVPRRASTPISGVRQASTQAPRIMNYTQRMANIGTQTAGGRAGLSGGMVRGTQYKYSSGVRNLQQVITVPTPITMQQVMPYPVMEQAVHVRGQEPLTASMLASAPLMEQKQLLGERLYPLIHALHPKLAGKITGMLLEIDNSELLHMLESPESLNSKVEEAVAVLQAHQAKEHSPKK from the exons ATGAACAGCAGTGGGCAACAAGCAtaccccctggcctccctgtaCGTAGGGGACCTGCACCCTGATGTGACAGAGGCCATGCTCTATCAGAAGTTCTCTCCTGCTGGACCAATTATGTCTATTCGTGTGTgtcgtgacatcatcacccgaAGATCTCTTGGATATGCATATATCAACTTCCAGCAGCCAGCTGATG CGGAGTGTGCTTTGGATACAATGAACTATGAGGTCCTCAAGGGTCGACCTATCAGGATAATGTGGTCTCAGCGTGACCCAGGACTAAGGAAGTCTGGCGTGGGAAACATTTTCATCAAGAACATGGACGAGTCCATTGACAACAAAGCCCTTTATGATACCTTTTCAGCCTTTGGGAATATACTGTCTTGTAAG GTTGTGTGTGACGAGAATGGCTCCAAGGGCTACGGCTTTGTTCACTTTGAGACACAAGAGGCGGCAAATCGTGCCATCGATACTATGAATGGAATGCTGCTCAATGACAGAAAAGT cCTAGAGACAGGTAGTGAGTTGGAATCTGGGATTGGTGACCCAAAGGCCTGTGTCCTGGGGAAAAATTGTCAGTTGTCCCCATTTAG TTTTGTTGGCCACTTTAAGTCCAGAAAAGAGCGTGAGGTGGAGTTTGGGGCCAAAGCCATGAGGTTCACCAACGTTTACATCAAGAACTTCAGCGAGGACTACACAGATGACAGACTGAAGGGGGTCTTCTCACAATTTG GCAGGACCATGAGTGTACGGGTGATGGTGGATGAAAGGGGACGCTCTCGGGGATTTGGCTTTGTAAATTACGAAAACCATGAGGATGCTCAAATG GCAGTTGAGGAAATGAATGGGAAAGAGCTGAATGGTAAAGTGCTGTATGTTGGGCGTGCTCAGAAAAGGCTTGAACGCCAGGGGGAGCTCAAGCGCAAGTTTGAACAAATTAAACAGGAGCGCATCCAACGCTATCAG GGGGTTAATCTGTATGTCAAAAACCTGGATGATGGAATAAACGATGAGAAACTCCGGAAGGAGTTTGCCCCTTATGGTACCATTACTAGCGCAAAG GTGATGACGGATGCGGGACACAGCAAGGGGTTCGGTTTTGTGTGCTTCTCGTCCCCTGAGGAGGCCACAAAAGCTGTGACTGAAATGAATGGGCGCATCGTTGCCACCAAGCCACTTTATGTTGCTCTAGCCCAGCGCAAAGAGGAACGCAAAGCCATCCTCACCAACAAGTACATGCAGAGACTTGCCACAGTCAGGACCATGCCTGGCCCTGTAATCGACTCCTACCAGCAGCCAGGGTATTACATGTCTGCTGTGCCTCAG CCTCCCAGTCGTTCTTTCTACAATCCCAATCAGATGGGCACCATAAGAACGTCGCCTCGCTGGACTACACAGCCACCTAGACCACAGG GTCCCTACTCTGCCCAGTTtgtgaggactgctgttccCCGGCGTGCCTCCACCCCCATCAGTGGTGTCCGCCAGGCCTCCACCCAGGCACCACGCATCATGAACTACACACAAAGAATGG CAAATATTGGCACCCAGACAGCGGGTGGTCGTGCAGGCCTGTCAGGAGGTATGGTCAGAGGCACCCAGTACAAGTACTCCTCTGGGGTCAGGAACCTCCAGCAGGTCATCACTGTGCCAACACCAATAACAATGCAACAG GTTATGCCCTATCCTGTGATGGAGCAGGCAGTGCATGTCCGGGGCCAGGAGCCTCTCACAGCCTCCATGCTGGCTTCAGCCCCTCTCATGGAGCAGAAACAGCTGCTGG GTGAGCGACTGTACCCTCTAATTCATGCCCTTCATCCAAAATTGGCTGGAAAAATAACTGGCATGTTACTGGAGATTGACAACTCAGAGTTGTTGCACATGCTGGAGTCCCCTGAGTCCCTGAATTCTAAG GTGGAGGAAGCTGTGGCTGTGCTGCAGGCCCACCAGGCCAAGGAACACTCTCCTAAGAAGTAA